AAGGAGATGGTTGGAATGCGATGGAAGCAGCTGACACGTCACGTGTGGGGCGGATATGTATATTGGCCATTGCCTGTCATGGTATGGATCGTTGAAGATCGAGACGGATTAACGCTGGTTGACGCAGGGATACCGTCCATGTGGAATTCGTTGTATCAAGCGTTAAACGTCCGCTTCAAGAATAAGCCCTTAGTACAGGTGCTGCTTACGCACAGTCATGGGGACCATGTGGGGATGCTGCCGAACCTGACTCGGACCTTGCAGGTTCCGATAGTAGTACACCCATTAGAAGCGGACCGGATATCTGATATCTCCTCTAATCCAACCAAATCCCTGGATTTGGACAATGCGTATGGCGGGTTAATCCCTTATCATACACCGGGACATAGTCCGGGGCATGTGGTATTCTATCATCCTGACGACAAAATTCTTCTCGCAGGCGATCTGTTCACAGCATTCTTCGGCAAACTCCGCAGACCCATTGCGAAATTTACGCCTGATATGGAAGAGTCACTTCGGAGCGGGAGGATTCTTGAACGACTGGACCCTAAGCTTACGGCTTGCGCCCATTGCGGTGTTGTTAAACATGCGTCATCGCAATATCCCAAGCTGCTTCGTAAAGGTCATGGCAGTCGGTAGTCTTTGATTGCTTACACTGTAAACAACCACATGATAACGGCTTTACAGCCCTTATCCCCGGTATATACCTCCAGTTCGGAAGCATTGAATGCCAGAGACTATCCTTTAGAAGGAAAACGGATCGAACAAAAAAATAGCGGGCGAGATCATCTCTCGACACCGCTATGGATTGACACGTACGTTCTTTACATGATCTTGTTCAAATAAAGCATATATTCACCGCGGTTCAGCGGGTTGACTTGTCGCCGTTTGTTCACAGGGACGGTGGCTTGCACCTTCACGTAGCCTCCTGGTTTAACGGAGAGCATGCCCTCAC
This Paenibacillus sp. JZ16 DNA region includes the following protein-coding sequences:
- a CDS encoding MBL fold metallo-hydrolase; translation: MRWKQLTRHVWGGYVYWPLPVMVWIVEDRDGLTLVDAGIPSMWNSLYQALNVRFKNKPLVQVLLTHSHGDHVGMLPNLTRTLQVPIVVHPLEADRISDISSNPTKSLDLDNAYGGLIPYHTPGHSPGHVVFYHPDDKILLAGDLFTAFFGKLRRPIAKFTPDMEESLRSGRILERLDPKLTACAHCGVVKHASSQYPKLLRKGHGSR